The Corynebacterium poyangense genome includes a window with the following:
- a CDS encoding DapH/DapD/GlmU-related protein, producing MDGTVLDTWFPAPQLIDSTTDSVDHKQPDNGTRRLWGRELSARMIALISLDEDRMVEQVAVRTRIADLQAPPLDAHDVYLRLHLISHRLVAPGQINMSQAMSLLSDVVWTNKGPSTPQNFELVRARLRTRGLIHVYAIDRLPRMVDYVVPDHVRIAEAERVRLGAHLAPGTTVQREGFVSHNSGSLGPCKIEGRLSSGVTLGEGCQVGLSAIIMAERQADGSRRPLQVGRDCTFGVSSGLIGMNVGDDCHIGTKVILEKDLTIYDVERDQLIPGSQLENRSGWSLNTEAEHPEPVVRGLS from the coding sequence ATGGATGGAACCGTTTTAGATACGTGGTTCCCTGCCCCCCAGTTAATTGATTCGACGACGGATTCGGTGGATCACAAGCAACCTGATAACGGCACCCGACGTCTCTGGGGTCGGGAATTGTCTGCCCGGATGATTGCTCTGATCTCCCTAGATGAGGATCGGATGGTCGAACAGGTTGCCGTTCGTACGCGCATCGCAGATCTCCAGGCGCCCCCACTCGACGCCCACGATGTCTATCTGCGCCTCCACTTAATTTCTCACCGGCTCGTCGCCCCGGGGCAGATTAATATGAGCCAGGCGATGTCTCTTCTATCCGACGTGGTCTGGACTAATAAGGGCCCCTCTACTCCACAAAACTTTGAACTAGTCCGAGCTCGGCTTCGCACTCGAGGTTTAATCCACGTCTACGCGATTGATCGGTTGCCCCGAATGGTGGATTATGTGGTTCCCGATCACGTCCGAATAGCCGAGGCTGAACGTGTCCGCCTGGGTGCGCACTTAGCGCCTGGCACCACTGTTCAACGAGAAGGTTTCGTCTCACATAATTCAGGTTCCCTAGGACCCTGCAAAATTGAGGGTCGGTTATCCTCCGGTGTGACCCTGGGAGAAGGTTGCCAAGTTGGTTTATCCGCCATCATCATGGCGGAACGACAAGCAGATGGATCCCGGCGCCCCTTACAGGTGGGGAGAGACTGCACCTTTGGGGTATCTTCTGGACTCATTGGGATGAATGTGGGCGACGACTGCCACATCGGCACTAAGGTAATTCTTGAGAAAGACTTAACTATCTATGATGTTGAGCGAGATCAGCTGATTCCCGGCTCTCAACTGGAAAATCGTTCGGGGTGGAGTCTTAATACCGAAGCTGAGCATCCGGAACCAGTTGTTCGAGGACTTTCTTAA
- the folP gene encoding dihydropteroate synthase, with protein sequence MAIVNRTPDSFYDQGATYAEDAAVRRAHQVIAEGARIVDIGGVKAGPGPVVDIAEEIDRVVPTISAIHQQFPDVLISVDTWRAPVAEAAIKAGAGLVNDTWAGYDPELLEVAGQHRVGYVCSHTGGVVPRTRPHRVHFDDVVEDVIAETVSLAEKAISCGCPEELVLIDPTHDFGKNTFHGLELLRRVDEIVATGWPVLMALSNKDFIGETLDRAVGQRVWGTLAATAWATAHGVAAFRSHEVAETVDTIRMICAISGQIPPLNTVRGLA encoded by the coding sequence ATGGCTATTGTGAACCGCACCCCGGACTCCTTTTATGACCAAGGCGCAACCTATGCTGAAGACGCTGCGGTGCGTCGTGCCCACCAGGTTATTGCTGAGGGGGCTCGAATTGTCGATATTGGTGGGGTCAAAGCCGGGCCCGGACCTGTGGTGGATATTGCTGAAGAAATTGACCGCGTTGTTCCCACGATCAGCGCCATTCATCAGCAATTTCCGGATGTCCTCATTTCGGTAGATACGTGGCGAGCGCCCGTTGCTGAAGCCGCCATCAAAGCGGGTGCGGGATTAGTCAATGACACGTGGGCTGGTTATGATCCGGAGCTTCTTGAGGTTGCTGGTCAGCATCGAGTGGGTTATGTGTGCTCTCATACCGGTGGGGTTGTCCCTCGCACCCGCCCACACCGGGTTCATTTTGATGACGTGGTTGAGGATGTCATTGCAGAGACAGTGTCTTTGGCGGAAAAGGCTATTTCGTGTGGATGTCCGGAAGAGTTGGTTCTTATTGACCCCACTCATGATTTCGGGAAAAACACTTTTCACGGATTAGAGTTGCTGCGCAGGGTAGATGAGATTGTTGCGACGGGGTGGCCGGTGTTGATGGCTTTGTCTAATAAGGACTTTATCGGGGAAACCTTGGATCGTGCGGTAGGTCAGCGGGTGTGGGGTACGTTGGCTGCAACAGCGTGGGCGACGGCCCATGGGGTGGCTGCTTTTCGCAGCCATGAGGTGGCCGAAACTGTGGATACCATTCGAATGATCTGTGCTATTTCAGGACAGATTCCGCCACTGAACACTGTGCGAGGTTTAGCGTGA
- a CDS encoding LOG family protein encodes MAVADTPGKKKQRMLRGPLLLRSDEQSQQRQRSTYDQRLFELGSDHDWLHADPWRILRIQSEFVTGFDALANLPEAVTVFGSARVTPDNPWYQKGMHLGRSLADAGYAVVTGGGPGLMEAPNRGASEAGGLSVGLGIELPFEQKLNQWVDLGLNFRYFFARKTMFLKYSEAFVCLPGGFGTLDELFEVLCMVQTGKVTDFPIVLLGVEFWDGLVRWVKERLVSEGMISPEDPDLFLLTDSVEEAVDHILIRRGKS; translated from the coding sequence ATTGCGGTGGCTGATACGCCAGGTAAGAAGAAACAGCGGATGTTGCGGGGACCGTTACTTCTCAGAAGCGATGAGCAGTCCCAGCAGCGCCAACGCTCGACGTATGACCAGCGTCTTTTTGAACTAGGATCCGACCATGATTGGCTGCATGCTGACCCTTGGCGAATACTGCGAATTCAGTCAGAATTTGTCACGGGATTTGACGCTTTAGCTAACCTCCCGGAAGCAGTCACTGTTTTTGGTTCTGCCCGAGTAACCCCTGACAACCCCTGGTATCAGAAGGGTATGCACCTGGGGCGGAGCTTAGCCGATGCTGGCTACGCAGTGGTGACCGGCGGGGGGCCGGGGTTGATGGAGGCGCCTAATCGTGGCGCTAGCGAAGCCGGCGGGCTATCGGTTGGTTTAGGTATTGAACTTCCCTTTGAGCAAAAGCTCAATCAGTGGGTAGATTTGGGGCTAAATTTCCGTTATTTCTTTGCCCGAAAAACAATGTTCTTGAAGTACTCTGAAGCCTTTGTGTGTCTACCCGGGGGCTTTGGTACTCTCGACGAACTTTTCGAGGTGCTCTGCATGGTGCAGACCGGAAAGGTCACTGATTTTCCTATTGTTTTACTCGGCGTAGAGTTTTGGGACGGTCTGGTTCGGTGGGTTAAGGAACGTCTGGTTAGTGAGGGGATGATTTCACCGGAGGATCCGGACTTATTCTTGCTCACTGATTCCGTAGAAGAGGCGGTAGACCACATTTTGATTCGGCGTGGGAAGTCATAG
- a CDS encoding glucosyl-3-phosphoglycerate synthase, whose protein sequence is MSSHRCANVSVVIPALNEEQTVAGVVAAVAADEPGEILVIDADSTDATAKVAGQAGATVLNWREILPQIPPHPGKGESLWRGLAAATHELVVFVDADLFSPSPGMVSALSEPFHDSCTQLVKAQYRRTFQGKPEGGGRVTELCAKPILKTCFPELAAIPQPLAGEYALRRETALHLPFVSGYGVEAGLLVDIYRRFGLRAIQSVDIGTRAHRNRPLADLAPMADIVAATLLARDTVSQRPPLVEVLGKQTC, encoded by the coding sequence GTGAGCAGTCATCGGTGTGCGAACGTGAGCGTCGTTATTCCAGCGTTAAATGAAGAACAAACTGTCGCTGGGGTGGTGGCGGCTGTGGCGGCTGATGAGCCGGGAGAAATCTTGGTTATTGATGCAGATTCGACGGATGCCACTGCGAAGGTGGCAGGTCAAGCTGGAGCGACGGTACTGAATTGGCGAGAGATTTTGCCGCAAATTCCGCCTCATCCCGGAAAAGGAGAATCGCTGTGGCGGGGGCTAGCTGCCGCCACCCACGAACTGGTGGTCTTCGTTGATGCAGATCTATTTTCGCCTTCGCCCGGTATGGTGTCTGCCTTGTCCGAACCTTTTCATGACTCATGCACTCAACTGGTCAAGGCACAGTATCGTCGTACCTTCCAGGGGAAACCGGAAGGTGGCGGTAGAGTCACCGAGTTATGTGCTAAACCAATTTTAAAGACGTGCTTTCCAGAGCTTGCTGCTATTCCTCAACCGCTCGCTGGGGAATACGCCTTGCGGCGGGAAACAGCGCTGCATCTCCCCTTCGTTTCAGGATATGGGGTAGAGGCTGGCTTATTGGTGGATATTTATCGACGCTTTGGGCTGCGCGCAATTCAGAGTGTGGATATAGGGACTAGAGCGCACCGGAACCGTCCTTTAGCGGACTTGGCTCCGATGGCCGATATTGTGGCTGCGACCTTGCTGGCCCGGGATACAGTTTCCCAGCGGCCACCCTTGGTTGAGGTGTTAGGAAAACAAACATGCTGA
- a CDS encoding methyltransferase domain-containing protein translates to MLSDMIAVLADPEDGSPLHKSDDPSRLISETGHQFSIDSSGFINLTGQDNPSGHGDDPAMIASREAFLSGGYFAPFVEAVTAAVYEALDDAGVPDEASPLICEVGAGTGYYLAHSLDAVAGSQGVGIDVSTAAAQHLAQCHPRAVALLADACSRLPLQDESVDVLSVVFAPRNVAEFARVLKPGGQVVVLTADTGHLAELRAPLGIRDVERGKVEQLIQQSQGLLRPVGQPHCVEFSMRLDQEAIAAQIGMSPSAQHIDPDDLAERIELLPDSLNVTARAVITRLGLAQ, encoded by the coding sequence GTGCTCAGTGACATGATTGCGGTTTTGGCTGATCCGGAAGATGGCTCCCCGCTTCACAAAAGTGATGATCCATCGAGGTTGATCTCAGAGACAGGTCACCAGTTCAGCATTGACTCTTCCGGTTTTATCAATCTCACTGGCCAAGATAACCCCAGCGGTCATGGCGATGATCCAGCGATGATCGCCTCCCGGGAGGCATTCTTATCGGGAGGGTATTTTGCGCCCTTTGTTGAAGCAGTTACTGCCGCGGTATACGAGGCTTTGGATGACGCTGGAGTTCCTGATGAAGCCTCACCACTGATCTGCGAAGTGGGTGCGGGTACGGGCTATTATTTGGCACATTCTCTGGATGCAGTTGCCGGCTCACAAGGGGTGGGAATCGACGTTTCAACAGCGGCAGCCCAACACTTAGCCCAATGTCACCCCCGGGCAGTGGCGTTATTAGCCGACGCATGTTCTCGACTTCCTCTCCAAGATGAGTCCGTCGATGTTCTTAGCGTGGTGTTTGCGCCACGAAACGTCGCCGAATTTGCTCGGGTTCTAAAGCCGGGGGGACAGGTCGTTGTTTTAACCGCCGATACCGGGCATTTGGCGGAGCTCCGAGCCCCGCTAGGTATCCGTGATGTAGAACGTGGAAAAGTAGAGCAGCTCATCCAGCAATCACAAGGGCTCCTTCGTCCGGTGGGGCAGCCGCATTGCGTAGAATTTTCCATGCGCTTGGACCAGGAAGCAATTGCCGCCCAGATTGGGATGAGCCCCTCAGCGCAGCACATTGATCCCGATGACTTAGCCGAGCGGATTGAACTCCTGCCGGATTCTTTGAATGTCACTGCGCGTGCGGTTATTACCAGGTTGGGTTTGGCACAATGA
- the dapE gene encoding succinyl-diaminopimelate desuccinylase — protein sequence MTGAKKTLNLETDPITLTEELVDIASPSHHEKDIADAIEAALKQVDGVEVWRFNNNVLARTQRGLGQRVILAGHMDTVPIADNVPSHRAQDKDGQDTLFGCGSVDMKSGLAVYLHAFAVCANDPALKRDITLVAYEGEEVASEFNGLGHIQEQHPEWLEGEVALLGEPSGGIIEAGCQGSIRIKVIAEGVRAHSARSWLGINAMHRLAPVLTRIIDYQPRGVDIDGCEYREGLNVVHVESGVATNTIPDEAWMFVNFRFAPDRSIDEAITHVLDVLNLEDDEGVSYEVDDAVPGALPGLSRPAAAELVAATGGKFRAKYGWTDVSRFSATGIPAVNFGPGDPSFAHKRDEQCPVWMITEVASTLINWLR from the coding sequence ATGACAGGCGCAAAGAAGACCCTCAACCTAGAAACTGATCCAATTACCTTGACGGAAGAACTCGTTGATATTGCTAGCCCTTCCCATCACGAAAAAGATATTGCTGATGCAATTGAAGCGGCGTTAAAGCAGGTCGACGGGGTAGAGGTATGGCGCTTTAATAACAACGTCCTGGCGCGAACACAACGTGGATTAGGGCAGCGGGTGATTTTAGCCGGACACATGGACACCGTTCCGATTGCCGACAATGTTCCTTCGCACCGGGCTCAAGACAAAGACGGGCAGGACACCCTCTTCGGGTGTGGCAGTGTAGATATGAAATCTGGCTTAGCGGTGTATCTCCACGCCTTCGCAGTGTGTGCTAATGACCCCGCTCTTAAACGTGACATCACTCTGGTGGCTTATGAGGGAGAGGAGGTAGCCTCCGAATTCAATGGTTTAGGACACATTCAAGAGCAGCATCCCGAGTGGCTAGAAGGTGAAGTAGCCCTATTAGGAGAACCCTCGGGTGGAATCATTGAAGCTGGCTGTCAAGGTTCAATCCGGATCAAAGTCATTGCTGAAGGTGTTCGGGCGCACTCTGCCCGCTCGTGGCTGGGAATAAACGCCATGCACCGTTTAGCGCCAGTCTTAACTCGGATCATCGACTACCAACCGCGTGGGGTAGATATTGATGGTTGTGAATACCGGGAGGGCCTTAATGTGGTCCATGTTGAATCTGGGGTAGCCACCAACACTATTCCCGATGAAGCGTGGATGTTCGTGAATTTCAGATTCGCCCCTGACCGGAGCATTGATGAAGCAATAACCCATGTGCTCGACGTTCTCAACCTTGAAGATGATGAAGGGGTGAGCTACGAAGTTGATGATGCAGTGCCCGGCGCGCTTCCTGGTTTATCCCGACCCGCTGCAGCTGAATTAGTAGCTGCTACTGGAGGGAAATTCCGGGCAAAATATGGCTGGACCGATGTTTCTCGGTTTTCGGCTACAGGGATCCCCGCGGTGAACTTTGGGCCAGGAGACCCCTCTTTTGCGCATAAACGTGACGAGCAATGCCCGGTGTGGATGATTACTGAGGTAGCTAGCACATTGATCAATTGGCTTCGTTAA
- a CDS encoding amino acid permease, whose translation MNHSVEQTGQLGRGLKTRHLTMMGLGSAIGAGLFLGTGVGIRAAGPAVLVAYLIAGIIVVLVMQMLGELAAARPASGSFATYARQAHGHWAGFTLGWLYWFMLIMVLGAEMTGAAAIMGAWFNVPQWIPALVCVIFFAVVNFAQVRGFGEFEFWFAFIKVAVILLFLIIGVLLIFGLLPGHPFVGTSNFLSQGFMPNGLSGVATGLLAVAFAFGGIEIVTIAAAESENPSAAIRTAVRSVIWRIAVFYLGAVLIITFLMPYDTIGGADSAAESPFTIVLGMANIPGVVGFMEAVIVLALLSAFNAQIYATSRLCHSLALEGDSPRVFAVTNRHGVPTNAVLLSMIFAFVSVGLQWWNPTGLLDFLLNAVGGCLVVIWIVIATSYLKLHPELQRTGEISTVNLPAFPLIPILSLVMLGSLVVLMLFDNSARSEITSVAVILVVLVGLSFLSRSKAKAVS comes from the coding sequence ATGAATCATTCAGTGGAACAGACTGGCCAGCTAGGGCGCGGTCTTAAAACTCGTCACCTCACCATGATGGGTCTCGGCTCCGCCATTGGCGCCGGACTGTTCTTAGGCACGGGGGTTGGTATTCGAGCCGCAGGTCCTGCCGTGTTAGTGGCATATCTTATTGCCGGCATCATTGTGGTTTTAGTTATGCAAATGCTGGGAGAACTTGCCGCAGCACGCCCAGCCTCCGGGTCATTTGCTACCTACGCTCGTCAGGCACACGGGCACTGGGCTGGCTTTACCCTTGGCTGGTTGTACTGGTTCATGCTCATCATGGTGCTCGGTGCGGAAATGACCGGCGCAGCCGCCATTATGGGAGCGTGGTTTAACGTCCCTCAGTGGATTCCCGCCCTGGTATGCGTGATCTTCTTCGCAGTCGTCAATTTCGCCCAAGTCCGGGGTTTCGGAGAGTTTGAGTTTTGGTTTGCCTTCATCAAAGTCGCTGTGATTCTGCTCTTCTTAATCATCGGCGTACTCCTCATTTTTGGTCTTTTACCCGGCCACCCCTTCGTCGGAACTTCCAACTTCCTCTCTCAGGGATTTATGCCCAACGGACTTTCCGGAGTTGCCACCGGTTTATTAGCTGTAGCCTTTGCTTTTGGCGGCATTGAAATCGTCACCATCGCTGCTGCGGAATCCGAGAACCCCTCGGCAGCTATCCGTACCGCGGTGCGGTCAGTCATCTGGCGCATCGCCGTCTTTTATCTAGGCGCAGTCCTCATCATTACTTTCCTCATGCCCTACGACACCATTGGTGGGGCGGATAGCGCCGCAGAATCTCCCTTCACCATCGTCTTAGGCATGGCAAACATTCCCGGCGTCGTGGGATTCATGGAAGCAGTCATTGTTTTGGCGCTTCTTTCTGCCTTCAACGCGCAAATCTATGCCACCTCCCGGCTGTGTCACTCCCTCGCTCTTGAAGGCGACTCCCCTCGAGTTTTCGCAGTCACCAACCGGCACGGCGTTCCCACTAATGCCGTCTTACTGTCCATGATTTTTGCTTTTGTGTCGGTGGGTCTGCAGTGGTGGAATCCTACCGGTCTGCTGGATTTCCTTCTCAACGCAGTCGGCGGCTGTCTCGTGGTGATCTGGATCGTTATCGCTACGAGTTATCTGAAGCTGCATCCAGAATTGCAACGCACTGGAGAAATTTCCACTGTCAATCTGCCTGCATTCCCGCTCATCCCCATCCTCTCTTTAGTCATGCTGGGCTCCCTGGTGGTGTTAATGCTCTTTGACAACAGTGCCCGATCAGAAATCACTTCTGTTGCGGTCATCCTGGTGGTCTTGGTTGGATTGTCGTTCTTGTCTCGGTCCAAAGCTAAAGCCGTCAGCTAA
- a CDS encoding DUF3117 domain-containing protein — protein MAAMKPRTGSGPMEAVVENRKIVMRIPSDGGGRLVVELSHEEAAELGAKLSEAAEQ, from the coding sequence ATGGCAGCAATGAAGCCGCGTACTGGTAGCGGACCTATGGAAGCGGTTGTGGAGAATCGCAAAATTGTGATGAGAATTCCTTCTGATGGGGGCGGGCGATTAGTCGTCGAGCTCAGCCATGAAGAAGCTGCCGAGTTAGGGGCTAAGCTCAGCGAAGCTGCCGAACAATAA
- a CDS encoding LppP/LprE family lipoprotein has translation MGSLSTTAKALLGINGLLLVVVSVGTGVVLGSKSAQQNKAQETPTTTMHSTERDVESISTTSEETSSDTPTSTSAELHCGTDLDAEEVHRAANEASKKYAIEFGWIYSGQGNYDPCRDVSYVLLEQNYKGNSQFLTLTLLFHKREYVGVDSDRPQQVQKATADQDTLTITYRDWESGMADGVPNAGMAAYTSTVTYYWDGNKIAHHGTIPNAGLSRVGS, from the coding sequence GTGGGTTCCTTATCCACGACAGCAAAAGCACTGCTGGGTATTAACGGTTTGCTGCTTGTCGTTGTCTCGGTGGGCACGGGGGTGGTGCTTGGGTCAAAAAGTGCCCAGCAGAACAAAGCTCAAGAAACCCCCACCACTACGATGCACAGCACCGAGCGAGATGTTGAGTCTATTTCCACTACTAGTGAGGAAACATCGAGTGATACCCCTACGTCTACCTCGGCCGAACTCCACTGTGGTACGGATCTAGACGCTGAGGAGGTTCATCGGGCAGCAAACGAGGCAAGCAAAAAGTACGCCATTGAATTTGGGTGGATTTATTCCGGGCAGGGCAATTATGACCCCTGTAGGGATGTGAGTTATGTCCTTTTGGAGCAAAACTACAAGGGGAATAGTCAATTTCTTACCCTGACCCTGTTATTCCATAAGAGAGAGTATGTCGGGGTTGATTCGGACCGGCCGCAGCAGGTGCAGAAAGCTACTGCGGATCAGGATACTTTAACTATCACCTATCGGGATTGGGAATCCGGGATGGCTGATGGTGTTCCCAACGCTGGAATGGCTGCTTATACCAGCACCGTCACCTATTACTGGGATGGTAATAAAATTGCCCACCACGG
- the dapD gene encoding 2,3,4,5-tetrahydropyridine-2,6-dicarboxylate N-succinyltransferase — MTSYRGLGLATITDEGTVLDAWFPHPERVDEPVESGTSRRAAEDLPEDLAQLLGKDDARGVERIAIETVISDLSEKAHDAYDAYLRLHLLSWRIIKPHDANMDGIFGKLTNVVWTNHGPCAVEGFERTRMKLQQRGPVTVYSIDKFPRMVDYVSPSGVRIGDADRVRLGAHLAEGTTVMHEGFVNFNAGTLGSSMVEGRITAGVVVADGSDIGGGASIMGTLSGGGKVVISIGKRCLLGANSGVGISLGDDSVVEAGLYVTAGTKVTVLDAVAEALDVESGSAIKAKELSGASGVLYRRNSTTGAVEAVPWKTEAVELNAVLHAN, encoded by the coding sequence ATGACTTCTTATCGTGGCTTAGGATTAGCAACAATCACTGATGAAGGAACCGTCCTTGATGCTTGGTTCCCTCACCCAGAACGCGTTGACGAGCCGGTGGAATCTGGAACATCCCGACGCGCAGCAGAGGACCTACCGGAGGATCTTGCTCAACTACTCGGAAAAGATGACGCCCGCGGTGTCGAACGTATTGCCATAGAAACGGTGATTTCTGATCTTTCGGAAAAAGCTCACGATGCTTATGACGCCTATTTGCGCCTCCATCTGCTCTCTTGGCGGATAATCAAGCCTCACGACGCCAACATGGACGGCATTTTCGGAAAGCTCACCAATGTTGTGTGGACTAATCACGGCCCCTGCGCAGTAGAAGGATTTGAGCGCACCCGCATGAAATTACAACAGCGCGGCCCCGTGACCGTCTACTCCATCGATAAATTCCCCCGCATGGTCGATTATGTTTCTCCCAGCGGAGTACGCATCGGTGATGCTGACCGCGTCCGCTTAGGCGCCCATCTCGCAGAAGGCACCACGGTTATGCATGAAGGATTTGTGAACTTCAATGCGGGAACTCTGGGAAGCTCCATGGTAGAAGGTCGTATTACGGCGGGAGTAGTCGTTGCCGATGGCTCAGACATTGGTGGCGGAGCTTCCATCATGGGGACTCTGTCCGGCGGAGGCAAAGTTGTTATCAGTATTGGCAAGCGGTGTCTATTAGGAGCCAACTCCGGGGTAGGAATCTCTTTAGGAGATGACTCCGTCGTAGAAGCTGGTTTATACGTCACCGCCGGAACTAAAGTCACTGTGCTCGACGCCGTGGCAGAAGCTTTGGACGTTGAATCCGGCTCTGCCATTAAAGCTAAAGAGCTATCTGGCGCTAGCGGCGTTTTGTATCGCCGCAATTCCACCACCGGAGCAGTTGAGGCTGTGCCGTGGAAAACTGAAGCTGTGGAACTCAACGCCGTCTTGCACGCAAATTAA